gatTATTAAGCGAAAAATAGATTTTGTAGTCCTTTATAGATTaggttatactccctccgtcccacttcaattggcacttttactttgggcacggagattaagaataaagggttgtgtaaagtgggtgggggccatttgtttaatgtgtgtagagaaggtagggaccacatactatatttggaaagtgccaattgaagtgggacaaacaaaaaggcaagtgtgccaattgaagtgggacggagggagtaatatttagtCAAGAAAGCAATTATTATACTTAAGTCATCAACAAGGAATTTACGCCCTTAAgaaatttcaaagaaaaatttTCAGTGTGTAAGGATCGATTAATTAATAAGTCTAGAGGTTTGGCCATAAGTTATATAAAGATAGAAAGTATTTAGAAATTTTTTCAGTTTGTTAAAAATTAGGGTGTTATAGGGAGAGGCTACCTGGGGAGAGTGCCGCATGACTTCAGGGGCTAGATGGGCGACCGGCCTGGGTCGATCGAAGGCTCCTCAGAGTGAGAGCCATCCGTTGATGCTTAGTCATAATGGGGGATGGATTGTTACGATATTCCACATCGGTTCCACATGAAAGTGTGGAATTGTATATAAGAGGGGGTCAACCCTTTACCTTTGACCATGGTTTTGGGTCAAGTTAGGACTCTCTAACTTATATGCCTAACGGATTAAAATGCTGAGAGGTTGAAAATGGTGATGAATATTTTGTTCACTTTTATAcagtttgaattttgaaaacaaatgTGAAACTGGAAGATGTATGTTCTGGTATTATTGTTGTTGCCTTTAAGTGAGCCTATTCACCATCCGTTCATTGCTTACCTTAATCTTGCCTGACTTCATTTTCATGCCCATTTCCTCCATATAGCATACTTCCAGCTGATTCCTTCTTATCAAATCGCTACCCCAATAAAGTCCCTCAATGTTCTGCAAAATGTGTTGATTGAAATTGTTCTATATGGCGTTATATTGATGTTACTCGATTTTGATTTGTGCATGTTATCTGCTGTTACAAAATGTTCTTTGAGGTTCtgtttctgttttctttttgagttgtcaGGGGTTCTGTTACTTGATATAATCTGTTAAATAGTTTTCCTATTTGCAGTACTGCATTCTAATTTTCAGTGCTGCGctattttgttttgttgtcTGTTCCTAGGGGAAATGTCTGACCAGAAATCTTGAACAACCTTCCCACATTTCTGCAGTGTTTGACTGGTTATGGGCAAGGATCATTGTTTTAATATTGTGGCCACTACATATATTAGCAAATAAAATTGTCTATAGCAAAATTCAATCCGCGGTTGGAATTTCAAAGGTTTGTGTTTCATATATGGCTTTGTAGACCTTTTCTTTAACAAATCATCAAGAAGAAGACCATCAAATtccatttacaaaaaaaatcttCGAAATTGGCAGGCTGGTATAAGTGGAGGCGGCAGCTTGCCCCCACATGTTGACAGGTTCTTTGAGGTGAGATGTGCGTTTTGTTTGGTCAATGCTACCATGGATCTGGATCAAATTTTAACTTCTCTATGTTTTATTGACACAGGCTATTGGAGTAAAAGTTCAAAATGGATATGGCCTAACAGAATCATCTCCTGTGGTAGCAGCTCGAAGACTAAACTGTAACGTAAGTAACATGATTCTTGCATTAGAAGTATATGGAATTTAGCATTgctaaataattataaaatgatGAAGTTTAACCTTTTTGTTTCGTTATTCTGTGAAGTGATGCTGAATTAAGGTTGTCACAGGACTGGAGTAGAGGCCGTTTCGTTTAATGTACTTCTTTTGGGGATAAACTTGATTTGATTGAATGCTGGCCTTACTTATTTCAagaattttttcttctttttgagAATAACATAGTTTCTGGAAAGACCACATCTTTTGAGAATGGAGAGTCAAATAAATTTCTTCTTACCAATCTAACAAAGACtattaaggaaaaaaaaattaaaaaaaatacttgtggCCTGCCAGGATTATGAGAAAATAATAACTGCTTTTCTGGAAGTGGGAGCGTTACATAGGattgaaattttgcagcaattTGTGCTGGCAATAATCCCTTGagaaatttttctttttcttctgaaATACCAGCTGTTCTGCAAACATGTGAACTTTGGAGGTGCTTGTGCCTTGTGGTGCCAATGAATGTTTTCACATTCCAAAAGTATCACAAATTGACAACTTCATGAGTTACTTGACAACTTCATGAGTTGCTTTCTAGAGTTACAAAAAATGCAAATTGTATATATGTCCATACCTTGCAGAGTGGAATAAATGTACTTATTGCCTAGAGCTTAAACAGTCTGATAGTTTTATGTTAAAAGCTATTCTGTTTCTTCTGATTTTCTGTTCTGGGAGAATATCTAATTAAGTTTCTGTAGAAAAACAAAACAGTGGAGGTTTTGGAAACCATACCTTTATTAAGGACTCTATTGAAGTCATTTATTGAAATTTAGTGTTATGGTTGTGAGTAAAAGTTCGCCATTTACATTCTCATCCTCTAAACCCCAATCTTTTCCTCCTCCAATTTACTGTATAAACAACTGAACATTTATGCATTTATAGAGTATAGAAAATTATCTCTTGTAAATCTAGTTTTGAATTACTATATTTGTTCTCTCTTGGATTTGCAGTAGTATAATTTAATTCCTAATACATTTTCATAGTATATATGTTCTTGTATGGCATATATCTTGATGATATCACAGCCTTAATGTTTGAAGGTTCTTGGTTCAATCGGACATCCTCTTAAGCATACAGAAATAGAAGTGTTTGATCCTGAAACAGATGTCGTTCTCCCTTATGGATCAAAAGGCATTGTCAAAGTAAGGGGTCCGCAAGTGATGAAGGGTTATTACAAGGTAGTTTCATCTCTTATTTTGGTATGTTGACATTACATATTGAGGTCTGCTCTCAAACAATTTAAACTTAACCTTCCAAATAGTGTGGTCATAAAAAGGTTTTGACAAAGGCTGAAAAGAACAGacttttaatcttttatgaGATAAGGATAGACTTCTCTTTGTTGCTTCAAAAAATACTTATCGGATAAGTTATGCGGTTATCCTATCTCCTACACAGAAATCTTATGAGTTTGGCCTCAAATGACCTAACGTGCACTTGAGGAATTCCATTGATGATTCCAAATAATATGTCTTTCAACGATACCTTGTAGATTTACATATTGTATTTTGAAACAGCTTATAGGCTGTCTGATTTGACTCCTTGCGTACTCCCCAAAAATAGGCTTTTTACATGGCATTTCATTGTATGTACTAAAGAATTATATAGGaaaaaaatattcttttttcTAGGGATGCATAGCCGAATCATTGTGTTAACTTTATGTTTTTTCAGGTGACTCCCCAAATCATGGCAgcttaacatatatatctgcaGATTTAGCATTCTTCAGCTCGTTGTTTGATATTTAAGTTAAATAGAATGGTAATTAACTAATGAATTTCTTTGATGTTCGATATCAGAATCCCTCCGCGACAAAAAAAGCTATAGATGAAGATGGCTGGCTGAATACTGGGGATATTGGCTGGATCTGTCCTCCTCATTCTAGAGGACGAAGTCGTCAATCTGGTGGGGTTATTGTTCTAGAAGGACGTGCAAAAGATACAATAGTCCTTTTGACAGGTAATAATCATTATATTAACGGTTCAATATGTTTTGCTTTCAGTTTACATGCTTCGTTGAATTTAAATTAGAGTGAGATGAAGTATACCATATCCACCcccccaacaaaaaaaaaaaactgaaaaagaaaaactattCCTTTCTCAAAGAGGACTTAGAAACATTGATTGAATGTGTCGCACTTATAGGAGGAGTAATTAGATCAAAATCTATCCCTTTCTTGTTAACAAGAGTTAGAACAACTCGACACTTACAGAATTCACATTTATTCCAACTCATAAGTAGTGGTTGTGGCAGGTGAGAATGTGGAGCCGGCAGAGATTGAAGAAGCTGCTCTTAGAAGTAGCCTTATTCAACAGATTGTCGTCATTGGCCAGGTGAATATAATCAGTTTATTTTCAGATCGGCTATCTTAGCCATTTATTCCctcttaataaaacattaaGTACTAGTGCAAATGGGATTAGTATTTAAGAACATTATAACTCGGTATACAATAGAATTTGTATCTGAGCTTGATATGGTACCGATGATGTGCAGGATCAACGACGACTTGGAGCTATCATTGTCCCAAACAAAGAAGAAATCCTATCACAAGCTAAAAGGTTGGCTATGGTGGAACCTGATGTTGCAGAGCTTAGCAAGCAGAAACAGACTAATCTACTGCATGAGGAGTTGAGAAAATGGTGAGAAAACTGATTCAACAAAGTTCCTTATTTCATTTTGGATAACCAATGTTTTTTGTCATAAACcaaatacaaaaaatatctAATACCTTCCTTTTGGGGTTCTCAATCTCAAGTCAGTTAACAAATAACTGAGCTCCAGCTCGGATATATATAATTCTAGGAAAGTAATATTTTCTGCTCCAACAGCTTCGGACTCTgttttaatgataaatttagGAGAAAAGATTACTAGATTAGTACACATATGATAGAGTGTTTGAAGGATTACATGATCAAACAAGTCCAGAATAGCTTGATCCATCAAGTATGGTGTGGATTAGGCTACACAATTTTATCTATCTAAGCTGTCAAAGTAAACGTCCCCAAATAGTATGAAATCTAGTGACAGGAGTATGTAATTTTGCTTTTCTTGCAGGACCTCGGACTGTTCGTTTCAAGTTGGACCAATCCTGGTGGTTGATGATCCTTTCACGGTAAAACTTGCTTGCATCAGTATCAATAGTTAAACATTTAGGTAAATCTACCATTGAATGCATTATTGATCATAGTTTATGACTTCCGACTCCACTGCAGATTGATAGTGGTTTAATGACTCCTACCATGAAAATTCGAAGAGATCGTGTCGTGTCTTTGTACCAAGAGCAGATCGACAACTTGTACAAAGGAATTGTCTAATAGACGTTGGTTTTGTGTGTGtctgtctgtgtgtgtgtgtgtgagagagagagagagagagactttaGCCTTCTGGTAGTTAGAATTAAGAGGGAAGAAGAATCCTATACATAATCACAAGAATTTGtaagaaataaaatttattttatatgtttctGCTGCAAAGTATGTTTGCGAGTATCATAGTAAAGACTATTTATCCAGAATAAATGGAGTTGCTAATAAAATGTTGAGAGGTATCTACTTATTGTTGCAGTGATTTCGACTATAATACAgagttttataattttttttgaaattacaagaggtattaGAATAATCAGTTATGCAATCCGCACGCAAGTGGATCTCACCACCACCCAAATGGTGGGAACATCACCGCATGCTAGGCGAAAAATGTCATGCGTGTGGGACCTCAACACCAAACAATACAATACTACACGTAAGTGAGAATACAGCACCACCTAAAGTATATTAACATCACCGTAAGTAAGCGGGATTAAACCTAAGACTTCTAACAAAGGAGAGTCTTTGTTTGGTCATAAATCAAACTAGTATTATTCTACTTTTAGGGCTTGTTTGATACGTGGTATGGGATAAGATGTGATATATTTGACTAAAATGTCTTTTATTATAAAGTTAATATATCAAACTAGCTTATTTCTTAtagtaaattaaaatttacccactcaaataaaatttttaaaaattacccacttttttgtgttaaaacttaaaaaattactcacaaatacatcatcaattcatcacaaATACACTAcacattttcaaaaaaaaatataacatatctcctatctctctttctctctcctctctctttttgTGTGCGCactctttctctatctctctctctcttctctgctctgtaCGCACTCACCTCTTTCTctttcctctttctctctctctcatctttctcgcacgatctctctctctcctctctctttctcttctctctatctctctctctctgtaccACACGcgctctctctcatctctctctctctttctctcctcttTTTAGAAAGGAATTTTCTCCATTGGTGAGATCTGCTGATAAGGAAGTGGATCTGTCAATCCAGAATGATGAATTTGAATGGTTTGCTGATTTCGAGTATGTGAATATTACTATGTTGGATGAGGACGAGTTGCTCTTCGCCGATCTCGATGAGTTACAGGAATGTTCCACCGTTTTCCGCCGTGGGATGGTGTAGAGAGAGGTGGAGCAGAGGCGGCCGAGATTGGCAACCACCGGCTGAGATGACGATGTGCCGCCTGCCCCGAATCTGTATTATTCGAAGataaactttttttaaaaatattaaaaaagtgACATTTATTACAAAGCGCTCATCAACTTTTAGAGATGTGataatatcattttatttttatgaaatttgtgttcttgaattcaccatcgaatttataaattcacaatcagatctatgaattcacgatcaaatctatgaattcagaatttaatgttcttgaattcacaactagatctattaattcacaattaaaactaaaattcacaatcagtttggtgaattcacaactaaaaataatgCTAGTCATAAATTTAAGTttcaaagcttgaattcacgactaacaatttCTAGATGTGAattcatttaaaacttgaattcacgattaTACTATTACTAAttatgaattcacgactaacattatttctagttgtgaaatcGATGTATAAAACTACTATGTCTACCCCGCCATTCTCAAAAAGTTTAGCAAAAGTGAACATCACAAGTCTCTCTACACTTAGAGTATACCAAGACAAATACCACAATCACATGATATATAAGGACAATAACCCCCCAACCAAGCCGACCATGCCAGAAAATATCAAAACAAAAATACATAAGTCTTAGAAAGGTCTCCAAATCAAACACGAATACAACAATAACAACATAAAGCATAACAAGTTCACAACACAAATAGTCTAAAGGCACAACACGCTCGTACATAGTCGAATAATACAAGGAAAAATGATGCAGTCACTCACCGCCAACATCACCATCATCATCGGATGCAGTGCCATCACGAATAGACAAGTACTGATGGTACTCCTTCACCCAGCCACTAGTATTCCACTGGTCCATCTGCCCGGCAAGGAACTGCTTAGCCATCTCCCCACGGGAGCAAATAAGAGTCTTGGCGCAGGCATCATCCATATCATCCTTGATTGAGGCCTCCGAATATTACTATGTTGGATGAGAACGAGTTGCTCTTTGCCGATCTCGATGAGTTACCGGAATGTTCCACCGTTTTCCGCCGTGGGATGGTGTAGAGAGAGGTGGAGCAGAGGCGGCTGAGATTGGCAACCACCGGCTGAGATGACGATGTGCCGCCTGCCCCGGATCTGTATTATTCGAAGataaactttttttaaaaatattaaaaaagtgACATTTATTACAAAGCGCTCATCAACTTTTAGAGATGTGATAATATCATTATGAAATTTGTGTTCTTGAATTCACCATCgaatttataaattcacaatcagatctatgaattcagaatttaatgttcttgaattcacaactagatctattaattcacaattaaaactaaaattcacaatcagtttggtgaattcacaactaaaaataatgCTAGTCataaatttaagttttaaagcttgaattcacgactaacaatttCTAGATGTGAattcatttaaaacttgaattcacgattaTACTATTACTAAttatgaattcacgactaacactatttctagttgtgaaatcGATGTATAAAACTACTATGTCTACCCCGCCATTCTCAAAAAGTTTAGCAAAAGTGTCAACATCACAAGTCTCTCTACACTTAGAGTATACCAAGACAAATACCACAATCACATGATATATAAGGACAATAACCCCCCAACCAAGCCGACCATGCCAGAAAATATCAAAACAAAAATACATAAGTCTTAGAAAGGTCTCCAAATCAAACACGAATACAACAATAACAACATAAATCATAACAAGTTCACAACACAAATAGTCTAAGGGCACAACACGCCCGTACATAGTCGAATAATACAAGGAAAAATGATGCAGTCACTCACCGCCAACATCACCATCATCATCGGATGCAGTGCCATCACGAATAGACAAGTACTGATGGTACTCCTTCACCCAGCCACTAGTATTGCACTGGTCCATCTGCCCGGCAAGGAACTGCTTGGCCATCTCCCCACGGGAGCAAATAAGAGTCTTGGCGCAGGCATCATCCATATCATCCTTGATTGAGGCCTCCATCTCTgccatcatcttcttcatctccGCCACCGAATCCATCACCGATTGCAGCTCTTGATCCTTGGCAGCTAACTGCCCACGAAGAAGACCCTCCAGTGCAGACCACTCATTCTGGGCCTTATCCATCTCCAAGGACAGAGAGGACTTCTTCCTCTCCAACTCGGCAACCTTTCTCTCACCCTCTTCCAAGGAGTTCATCATAAATAGAGAATGTTGATAGGCCTACACGTGAAAAAATGTAAGCAAATATAACAAGTAAAAATCAAGGAACAAACTTGGATTCTAAAAACTCAACATACCATCAGAGAATGACCACATGCCATACGGGCCATCTTGGAGGACGTCACAAAGTTGGCCAATCGGGCCTTATCCTGATCCAACAGAAGCTGCCCAAGCTGCTCGGACAAAACATCATATCCAGTATGAATAGATGCATTAGCAGGAATGCTAAAGTGAACAGATCCATTCTTCCAAGCAGGATCATCCGACTCAAGAGTCTGCTTTGTCTTCCCACGGGTCGGGATAACTTGGTCAAGCGACAACACATCATCACTTACAGCCTCAGCATCGCAAGAACTAGAGCTCATCgtctacttcttcttcttcttctgccgCTGCCTGTCTAAGAAACCCCATATGATTTGTTATTCGTGCACTCAACTTGGTACTTGGGGTTTGACATCCAACGATCTGCATAAGCCCGCTCATCCGATGTCAATTGACCCAAGGTGGGATGATGGAGAACTTTCCCGTCATTCATGATTTCTAAAGCCCtataacataatataatagTAGAATCATGACGGGTGGGAGGAGTATAGGTACCTTCTTCACACCCGGCCTGATGGCTCCAGACAGACGTCTAACGTAGGTTGTCGTCACTTAAGATAGCCTTTCACCTACGATCAGCTTTGGGAAAGCTAAGAAATCGGTAAACCCACTCAGCCAGATGCAGCGTGATAGGAGGATCTTGATGGAGTCGACCTGTAGAGAAGATGGGCAAAGGTGTTAGCATCACAAAGAGGATAAACATGATACTACAAGCAATTAGATCAACTAGAACTACTCACTTCCTTCACTCCAAGCGGATGGAATAAACATGTCAGCAGGCACACCCAAACTATCATAATTCATAAGATATACTTTGATGTCCACTTTTTTTCACCATCACCCATCGGTTCAATAAGGGCATCCCTGTTGGGTCTTACCTTCATACAAAACCTACCCGAACCACGATTTTCCGACAAAGAATACGAGTATAACACATCATATACATTGACGTCAAAGCCATGAAGCTCCGCAAATACTTGGAGACTCAACAGTAACCTCCATACATTCGGCATGAGTTGGTATGGAGACAAGCAATGATAGTCGCACAACTCCAAGACAAGCCGGGGTAGTGGGAGCCGACTCTCCTGTTTGAAAATAAACTCACACTACAATAAAAATTGGATTCGACATCGCATATACAACAATGGTTTTTGTCAAAGTCTATGGTCGTACTTGTTTTGTCTGTGGTCTTTAAGCATGAAAATATGTCAATAGAAATTAGACTTATGCGTCTGTTGTTATAGATGGGTTGTTAAAAATAATCTATTACACTGGACCCAATAATCTAGAGTTATATTTATgatgttatttttataaaaaaatgaattaataaaaaaatattgaagttACACCctttaaaaagaaaaactatCAAAAATTCTCTCACTacctatttttcaaaaattatatatgaaataaattcattattactTTATAAATCAAGCGTGTCCATTTTATATTAATCCAATTCAAAccaaatcaataattattaaACTTCTTTTTCTCTCCTAAAATTAACGACTAAGAATAATTTAATTCAAATGGAAGGAAATTCATACTACTTTCCCTAAGAGAATATATTGTTATcttaattaaatactccctccgtccatgaaagaacttcctaggagggagtggcacgggttttaagaaaaaatattgttgagcgtattgagagtggataaaaggtagttgagtgtattggaagtgatgacaatgtgttataattaatattgggagttgtgaaaagtgaaaagtaagaggattataagtggtggggtatagtccaaaaataggtaggaagttcttttgtggacgtcccaaaaaggaaagataggaagttctttcgtggacggagggagtataaaataaatatgttatCTGTTTTCTTAATTCAAAGTATCAGAAATCATTTGTGCGCTCTCGTCAAAAACTGATAGGTGGCAAGCAAAGTAGCATCTAGAGCATGCAATGTATCCCAGTCAGGTATCCTATATTTTCGGCGAAGCCTCCTCACCATGTCAGCCCGGTTTATGCCCGATACCATATTCTCTTTGCTAACAAACGAAGGTATATGAATAGCATCCAGTATAGGCCCCTCACTATCCACCCCGAGGCCCGGACTTCCAGACGTCCCCTGACAAACAGAGCTACTTTGTCGTCGCCGACCACTTAGGATACCCGACGGAACCTCTATATCGTTAtcatcctcatcatccactAAATTATACATTCCGCTAGCAAAAGCTGTCGACCATCCCCGATTTTGTGACATAGTGATTTGACCCTAAAGTATGGCAACGTCTAAGTTTAATCAATCCAGACCATCCAGACCCAATCCGACAATACAAGCACATCAAGTAAAAGAGAAGATAACTCAATCCAAAAGATCTAGACCCAACCCGACAATACAAGCATATCAGGTAAAAGAGAGGATAAATTGATCTAGACCATCCAGACTCAACCCGTCGCATTATTAAATGTGCACACAAGCTAACAAGACATACATGCTAAGTATACATGACCAGCAACATAAATATAATGGAGCACAAGTGCTCACTAGAACAAAGAGGTCCACCCGTATCACCTCGACATCCCAGACCACCCGATAAAGCATTTTCAACAATACATTTTCTAGCTAAGTATACTTAGACAAACACCATATATATGGATCAACCCACTTCCTACAAAAACAGTAGATCAAAGCTATCCTAAGGCAAAACATAGCATGCTTACATAAAATCATGTTCAAAGATATGCGAAGTAACACTCGAAGAACAGCAGAGGGAAAACCAACCTTCCCGAAGCCTTCAAATATGCTCTCTCTACTCTTGATCTCTCCAAGCTCTCCAATTGCTTTCAAAGTGTTTGTGAAAAATGAAAGGCAATCCCCTGTTATATAGATGAATGGGAGCCCGAATTTGCGACACTTGTCAACCATCTACAGTGAATAACAAGAATCGAGCTATTCAAACTAGCACAAATATGTCACAATGATTCTAGCCATCTAGAGCAACCAGGACGTCCAGGATATCTAAGATTTCAATATGTCACAATGACTCTAGCCATTCAGAGCATCCAGGACGTCCAGGATATCTAAGATTTCAATATGTCACAATAGCTCTAGCCATCCAGAGCATCCAGGACGTCCAAAACATCCAGGATATGAGCATATTAAAAGCTATATTAGCCATTCATGACATGTAGGATATCAATATGCCAATGTAAAAATTTTCATCAAGTGCATCCAGGACTACCCGGATGCACCAAACGCTACGCTCCAAATTTCATCTAGCGCATCCAGAACTACCCGGATGCACCAGG
The genomic region above belongs to Salvia miltiorrhiza cultivar Shanhuang (shh) chromosome 5, IMPLAD_Smil_shh, whole genome shotgun sequence and contains:
- the LOC130986723 gene encoding LOW QUALITY PROTEIN: probable acyl-activating enzyme 16, chloroplastic (The sequence of the model RefSeq protein was modified relative to this genomic sequence to represent the inferred CDS: inserted 1 base in 1 codon), with the translated sequence MLPPWHAYERACEYFIFTLGIEHVYTTVKNLRDDLRRYQPHYVISVPLVYETLYSAIQKQIKTSSAVRXLVALLFLKISFTYMEARRIYEGKCLTRNLEQPSHISAVFDWLWARIIVLILWPLHILANKIVYSKIQSAVGISKAGISGGGSLPPHVDRFFEAIGVKVQNGYGLTESSPVVAARRLNCNVLGSIGHPLKHTEIEVFDPETDVVLPYGSKGIVKVRGPQVMKGYYKNPSATKKAIDEDGWLNTGDIGWICPPHSRGRSRQSGGVIVLEGRAKDTIVLLTGENVEPAEIEEAALRSSLIQQIVVIGQDQRRLGAIIVPNKEEILSQAKRLAMVEPDVAELSKQKQTNLLHEELRKWTSDCSFQVGPILVVDDPFTIDSGLMTPTMKIRRDRVVSLYQEQIDNLYKGIV